Proteins encoded within one genomic window of Dyadobacter chenhuakuii:
- a CDS encoding sensor histidine kinase — protein sequence MDYFLVSFFLIQYVRSSLQTATSLPEWDRKLLIGRYTSIALLVTYYVTDTPDWFSWLWHLFMIIVLLILLTKDEFLQMKSVSQSVVPFVVISIINDVVDLVAPKFHDQYHDFLDIAVAFAFILCFVIWFYARKQQKVLLKEREDRLREELASKAQKESLEYLVAERTMELTAQKEELQKAIEDLKSTQNQLIQSEKMASLGELTAGIAHEIQNPLNFVNNFSEVSVELCQELEEEVDKTSIADEDKDYIKGIIADLSQNQQKITHHGKRADSIVKGMLQHSRASSGEKEMVEINALADEYMRLAYHGLRAKDKEFNAALVTDFDPTIGKVLVMPQDLGRVFLNLFTNAFYAVAEKKRLLTEAGKLDDYRPEVKVSTKMFAGKLYIRVSDNGTGMPDHVKAKIFQPFFTTKPTGQGTGLGLSMSYDIITSGHNGTLDVETIPGQKTEFKITIPVA from the coding sequence ATGGATTATTTTCTCGTTTCGTTTTTCCTGATCCAGTACGTCCGGTCTTCATTGCAGACAGCCACAAGCCTTCCGGAATGGGACCGCAAATTGCTGATCGGCCGTTACACCAGTATCGCGTTACTTGTTACGTATTATGTGACGGACACGCCGGACTGGTTTTCCTGGCTCTGGCATCTATTTATGATTATAGTCCTGCTCATTCTTTTAACTAAGGATGAGTTTCTGCAGATGAAATCGGTTTCGCAGTCGGTTGTCCCGTTTGTGGTCATTTCTATTATAAATGACGTCGTAGATCTGGTTGCTCCGAAATTCCACGATCAATATCACGATTTTCTGGACATTGCGGTCGCTTTCGCATTCATACTCTGCTTTGTGATCTGGTTCTATGCCCGCAAGCAGCAGAAAGTATTGTTGAAAGAACGGGAGGATCGTTTGCGTGAGGAACTGGCCAGTAAAGCACAAAAGGAATCATTGGAATATCTCGTTGCCGAGCGCACAATGGAGCTTACGGCGCAGAAAGAGGAACTGCAAAAGGCAATTGAAGACCTGAAATCTACGCAAAACCAGCTGATACAGAGCGAAAAAATGGCTTCGCTGGGTGAGCTTACTGCAGGGATTGCCCACGAGATCCAAAACCCGTTGAATTTCGTCAATAACTTTTCCGAAGTGTCGGTGGAGCTTTGCCAGGAATTGGAAGAAGAAGTGGATAAAACTTCAATTGCGGACGAGGATAAGGATTATATCAAAGGCATTATCGCCGATTTGAGTCAAAACCAACAGAAAATAACGCATCACGGCAAACGCGCCGACTCTATTGTAAAAGGGATGCTGCAACATTCCCGCGCATCGTCAGGGGAGAAAGAAATGGTGGAAATCAATGCGTTGGCTGACGAATATATGCGCCTCGCTTACCATGGTCTGCGCGCCAAGGACAAAGAATTCAATGCAGCGCTGGTTACGGATTTCGACCCTACTATTGGTAAAGTGCTGGTCATGCCGCAGGATCTGGGAAGGGTTTTTCTGAATCTTTTTACCAATGCATTTTACGCCGTTGCGGAGAAAAAACGACTGCTTACAGAGGCTGGCAAGCTGGACGATTACAGACCGGAAGTCAAAGTTTCCACGAAAATGTTTGCCGGTAAGCTTTATATAAGGGTGTCAGATAACGGCACCGGCATGCCGGATCATGTGAAAGCGAAGATATTCCAGCCTTTTTTCACAACCAAACCAACAGGCCAGGGAACCGGATTGGGCCTTTCGATGAGCTACGATATCATTACCAGTGGGCATAACGGAACGCTGGATGTGGAGACCATTCCGGGGCAAAAGACAGAGTTTAAAATTACAATTCCTGTTGCCTGA
- a CDS encoding response regulator gives MKILVVDDEEDVKSLFEQKFRKEIRSAQFEFSFAFSGEQALAFLADHPSEVVMILSDINMPGMSGIELLKTIRKDFPAAPPQVMMITAYGDSNNHDQAMQLGADDFLTKPVNFVELKEKLLKSL, from the coding sequence ATGAAAATACTTGTAGTGGACGACGAGGAAGACGTAAAGTCCCTTTTTGAACAAAAATTCAGGAAGGAAATCCGCAGCGCGCAGTTTGAATTTTCATTCGCGTTTTCGGGCGAGCAGGCTTTGGCTTTTCTTGCCGACCATCCTTCTGAGGTCGTTATGATCTTGTCGGACATTAACATGCCCGGCATGAGCGGCATTGAGTTGTTGAAGACCATCCGGAAAGATTTCCCCGCTGCGCCGCCGCAGGTAATGATGATCACGGCTTATGGCGACAGCAACAACCACGATCAGGCGATGCAGCTCGGAGCGGACGATTTCCTGACGAAGCCGGTCAATTTTGTTGAATTAAAAGAGAAATTGCTTAAATCCTTATGA
- a CDS encoding oxidoreductase: METAKIWFVTGASKGLGLTLVQKLLANGYKVAATSRSREDLQKAVGNDSPQFLALATDLKSEASVQESIEKTVAHFGRIDVVVNNAGYGLVGSVEELTDSEVRDNFEINVFGVFTVIRKAMPYLRAQRSGHILNISSIGGFMGGFPGFGAYCATKFAVNGMSESLAEEVRSFGVHVTVVEPGYFRTNFLTDSSIGLPKIQIEDYKEVRDSQNAHQNEINGKQPGDPEKAAGAMIRIVAEANPPMNLFLGSDAFAIANGKIAAVQKELSDWKDLTVSTDF; encoded by the coding sequence ATGGAAACTGCTAAAATTTGGTTCGTAACAGGTGCTTCAAAAGGATTGGGGCTGACATTGGTTCAAAAACTCCTGGCTAATGGCTACAAAGTGGCTGCTACTTCGCGGAGCCGGGAAGATTTGCAAAAAGCGGTAGGCAATGACAGCCCGCAGTTTCTGGCGCTGGCAACTGACCTGAAAAGCGAGGCGAGCGTGCAGGAATCGATCGAAAAAACCGTTGCACATTTTGGCCGCATTGATGTGGTTGTGAACAATGCAGGTTATGGTTTGGTAGGAAGCGTGGAAGAGCTTACCGACAGCGAAGTGCGCGATAACTTTGAAATCAATGTATTCGGGGTGTTTACAGTCATTCGTAAAGCGATGCCTTACCTGCGTGCGCAGCGCTCCGGCCACATTCTGAACATTTCATCCATAGGAGGTTTTATGGGCGGTTTCCCTGGGTTCGGTGCTTATTGTGCCACAAAATTTGCGGTTAATGGCATGTCTGAGTCGCTGGCGGAAGAAGTAAGGTCGTTCGGCGTGCATGTGACGGTTGTGGAGCCGGGCTATTTCAGGACCAACTTCCTGACCGATTCATCCATTGGCCTTCCCAAAATTCAGATTGAGGATTACAAAGAAGTGCGTGATTCTCAAAATGCACATCAAAACGAAATTAACGGAAAACAGCCTGGCGATCCGGAAAAAGCAGCTGGCGCTATGATCCGCATCGTGGCAGAAGCCAATCCACCTATGAACCTCTTCCTGGGCAGCGACGCATTTGCCATCGCAAACGGGAAAATCGCTGCCGTTCAAAAAGAACTGTCAGACTGGAAAGATCTGACAGTTTCTACGGACTTTTAA
- a CDS encoding adenylate/guanylate cyclase domain-containing protein: protein MKAKILVVDDEADLQLLIKQKFRRQIREQEYEFIFAENGFKALEALVLHPDTDMVLSDINMPEMDGLTLLIRLGEVSPILKSVIVSAYGDMDNIRTAMNRGAFDFLTKPIDFKDLEVTMEKTLTYVAQLRETLRAVRENDILRMYVDSSVLQFMTQDAFEKSLMTSENIEATVVFMDMCGFTSISEKEPADLVVKLINKYFDVMVKEIIAQGGLVDKFMGDAVMAVFRGEYHLDRAIESSLAVRNQINNFKEEPEGHTGYFPKVSIGINSGEMVSGNIGSAALKRLDYTVIGDAVNVAQRLQNAAKPGQVLLPESAYLAVKEAFNCNLVGEVVLKNKANPVKIYEVLE from the coding sequence ATGAAAGCCAAGATACTGGTAGTGGATGATGAGGCTGACCTGCAGTTACTGATCAAACAAAAATTCCGTAGACAGATCCGCGAGCAGGAATACGAATTTATCTTCGCCGAAAACGGCTTCAAAGCCCTCGAAGCACTCGTGCTGCATCCGGACACGGACATGGTGTTAAGCGACATTAACATGCCCGAGATGGATGGTTTGACGCTGCTCATCCGGCTGGGCGAAGTGAGCCCGATCCTCAAATCGGTCATCGTGTCGGCGTATGGGGATATGGACAACATTCGTACAGCCATGAACCGCGGCGCGTTTGATTTCCTGACCAAACCCATTGATTTCAAGGATCTTGAAGTCACCATGGAAAAGACGCTCACCTATGTGGCACAACTCCGGGAAACCCTGCGCGCCGTTCGGGAAAATGATATTTTAAGAATGTATGTCGACTCGTCCGTGCTGCAATTTATGACGCAGGACGCATTCGAAAAGTCATTGATGACCAGCGAGAACATTGAGGCGACGGTCGTTTTCATGGATATGTGCGGTTTTACCTCCATTTCTGAAAAAGAGCCCGCCGATCTGGTCGTGAAGCTCATTAACAAGTATTTTGATGTGATGGTGAAAGAGATCATCGCGCAGGGTGGTCTGGTCGATAAGTTTATGGGAGATGCTGTGATGGCGGTTTTCCGGGGTGAATATCATTTGGACCGCGCCATTGAATCTTCACTGGCCGTAAGAAACCAGATCAACAATTTTAAAGAGGAACCAGAAGGGCATACGGGCTATTTTCCAAAGGTTTCCATCGGGATTAATTCGGGAGAAATGGTTTCGGGGAACATTGGTTCCGCGGCCCTGAAACGGCTGGATTATACTGTCATCGGCGATGCCGTTAATGTAGCTCAGCGCCTGCAGAATGCGGCAAAGCCCGGCCAGGTTCTACTTCCGGAGTCTGCTTATCTTGCTGTAAAGGAGGCATTTAATTGTAATCTGGTAGGGGAGGTTGTTTTGAAAAATAAGGCAAATCCTGTTAAGATTTACGAAGTTTTGGAATAG
- a CDS encoding helix-turn-helix domain-containing protein, with protein sequence MANSETLEEFYQHKFNWLPDNLQQDIGHFNVFRLEDCMGPNSAPIQYSRKDFYKITLIRGKNIYHYADKSLETDGATLIFFNPQVPYTWEGGPDSISGYFCIFTEGFFSGRIRDGLGDLPMFTPGGKPAFLLNEAQEAHIEGIFKKMLEEIDSDYQYKYDLLRNYVTETVHYAMKMQPSESLYQHPNANSRITAVFTELLERQFPIESPSQRFTYRSANDFAQQLSVHVNHLNRAIRETTGKTTTTHIAERIASEAIALLKHTNWNISEISYSLGFEEPAHFNNFFKKQTSQTPTSYRVV encoded by the coding sequence ATGGCAAATTCAGAAACACTCGAAGAATTTTATCAGCACAAGTTTAACTGGCTGCCCGATAACCTCCAACAGGACATCGGGCATTTCAATGTATTTCGTTTGGAAGACTGTATGGGCCCGAATTCGGCACCTATCCAGTATAGCCGTAAGGATTTTTACAAAATTACCCTTATCCGTGGAAAGAACATTTACCATTACGCGGATAAAAGCCTCGAAACGGACGGTGCAACATTGATTTTCTTCAATCCGCAGGTACCATACACCTGGGAAGGGGGCCCTGACAGCATTTCAGGTTATTTCTGCATTTTCACAGAGGGCTTCTTTTCCGGTCGGATCAGGGACGGATTGGGTGATCTGCCGATGTTTACACCTGGTGGAAAACCAGCTTTCCTGCTTAATGAAGCTCAGGAAGCACATATAGAAGGGATATTCAAGAAAATGCTGGAAGAAATTGATTCGGATTATCAATATAAATATGATCTGCTGCGCAACTATGTGACCGAAACAGTGCATTATGCAATGAAAATGCAACCCTCCGAGTCGCTATATCAGCATCCGAATGCCAATTCCAGGATCACAGCTGTATTTACTGAGCTCTTGGAAAGGCAATTTCCCATTGAATCCCCGTCTCAGCGTTTTACTTACAGATCGGCCAATGATTTTGCACAGCAGTTATCGGTTCATGTGAACCATCTGAACCGTGCCATCCGCGAAACGACGGGAAAAACAACCACTACGCACATTGCAGAACGCATTGCCAGTGAGGCCATTGCACTTTTGAAGCATACCAACTGGAACATTTCCGAGATCAGTTATAGTCTCGGATTTGAGGAACCTGCGCATTTCAACAACTTTTTCAAAAAGCAAACCAGTCAGACGCCCACTTCTTACCGCGTTGTTTGA